The following are from one region of the Paenibacillus bovis genome:
- a CDS encoding pentapeptide repeat-containing protein, producing MTNNALITLEQKENIRYKVRIRIQQRLKNDYCQFQHEWLKEIKSNFISFCQDIQSQQLLGNKAEIHYILYSLLRTGLLDNHSAYLIQATDEHSVFDRNSLEYEYDGQCLYNYWNILIEDLVVEAKNSGWNISEAELDSVRLEEAEYFHHAMIPLLRKAVRQAVQLPEYTNLLRASQVEIRAGEYLDQSICIYKEDRNEQDQMSIHQWILEKAPHTYGYQNIHDITLSWIEAMHQDFRYTTFQRIQVELSRLDFSILTGTQWQACKIQKSALLFSLLHGADFSGCTLEYVVMDGVMGASGIEELDWEPLGYDGVDFSSSQLVQCWLRESKLQGASFRSSRMDQVDFSKASLRGADFSESNLSNTVFQDADLRDACFDHSQLSGISFAGANLQGASFAGAMLENTDFTGALLSIEQLDRQQRRDAYGINITGGRLQ from the coding sequence TTGACGAACAATGCTCTTATAACTCTAGAGCAAAAAGAGAATATTCGTTATAAAGTTAGAATACGTATTCAACAAAGATTGAAGAACGACTATTGTCAGTTTCAGCATGAATGGCTAAAAGAAATAAAATCAAATTTTATTTCTTTTTGTCAGGATATTCAGAGCCAGCAGTTGCTGGGAAATAAGGCAGAGATTCATTATATCCTTTATTCGCTGCTGCGTACTGGACTGCTGGATAATCATTCTGCCTATCTGATTCAGGCAACAGATGAACATAGTGTCTTTGATCGCAATTCATTGGAATACGAGTATGATGGACAGTGTCTGTATAACTATTGGAACATATTGATAGAAGATTTGGTCGTAGAAGCGAAAAACAGCGGATGGAATATAAGTGAGGCTGAATTGGATAGTGTTCGGCTGGAAGAAGCAGAATATTTCCATCACGCTATGATTCCTTTGCTGCGTAAAGCAGTTCGACAGGCTGTTCAATTACCGGAATATACAAATCTGCTTCGTGCATCACAAGTCGAGATACGAGCAGGAGAGTATCTAGATCAAAGCATTTGCATATATAAAGAAGATCGTAATGAGCAGGATCAAATGTCAATACATCAGTGGATTTTAGAGAAGGCGCCGCACACTTATGGTTATCAAAATATTCATGATATTACATTGTCATGGATAGAAGCTATGCATCAGGATTTCAGATATACAACGTTTCAACGAATACAAGTAGAATTGTCTCGTCTGGATTTTTCTATTCTGACAGGTACACAGTGGCAGGCCTGCAAAATACAGAAGTCTGCTCTGCTATTCAGTCTTCTGCATGGAGCGGATTTTAGTGGCTGTACATTGGAATATGTTGTAATGGATGGAGTCATGGGAGCGTCGGGAATAGAAGAACTGGATTGGGAACCACTTGGATATGATGGCGTAGATTTTTCTTCTTCACAGCTTGTGCAATGCTGGCTTCGAGAATCCAAATTACAAGGAGCTTCCTTCCGCTCCAGCCGTATGGATCAAGTCGATTTTAGTAAAGCTTCATTGCGAGGAGCAGATTTCAGTGAATCCAATCTGAGCAATACTGTATTTCAGGATGCCGATCTGCGAGATGCTTGTTTTGATCATAGTCAGCTAAGTGGTATTTCCTTTGCCGGAGCCAATCTGCAGGGAGCGTCTTTTGCGGGAGCAATGCTTGAAAATACAGACTTTACAGGTGCTTTATTATCTATCGAACAATTGGATAGGCAGCAGCGCCGTGATGCGTATGGAATCAATATAACAGGAGGCAGGCTGCAATGA
- a CDS encoding nucleic acid/nucleotide deaminase domain-containing protein gives MATGAPMAGITGAMMMISAGAPVRVSGNTNGGGGSKKGGLLGVLGKLVSTASHLYNTATENEQNARFAMFRALGKVFTQARHISKLITDPKEYIRQVHTEMDHAYRTYQQVPPEIRQYWNARYAAYQAANSKPEYDFSQYHKVFLNGQWYLSKDGKLDQDALRATKAYKEEIKKGTIQSEEAGGQQDIMLEQLNAAEAGYNLWNGQPISEAQFHLMQIDYVMSNVPGIGGFGRGIGINGPVRLPNGMKLPNIKIPKNQLPSKSASASNSSQIPRTGPEWDEYFRSRYGNENVIWQADKNKPKSKIVSTKPAIQVQYGDSDLSAMAKNYRVENKAFDLRNLVVAEVEIDGVRTLKVFESTALPTIKKDGSTELKKVHSEKVLVEEKKAAELNGKTYKVHRVYTEREPCDLGGHSCKKLLAEELPNTEVTYSFEYGTEKKSRDRGNAALAEELKKIEE, from the coding sequence ATGGCTACTGGTGCACCCATGGCAGGTATTACTGGTGCAATGATGATGATTTCTGCTGGAGCACCAGTAAGAGTATCTGGGAACACAAATGGAGGAGGCGGCAGCAAAAAAGGTGGTCTTCTCGGTGTATTGGGCAAACTCGTTTCCACAGCAAGTCATTTATATAATACAGCAACTGAAAATGAACAAAATGCCCGATTTGCTATGTTTCGGGCATTAGGAAAAGTGTTTACTCAGGCTCGTCATATCTCTAAGTTGATTACTGATCCTAAAGAGTATATCCGGCAAGTTCATACTGAAATGGATCATGCTTATCGAACGTATCAGCAGGTACCACCGGAAATACGTCAATACTGGAATGCTCGTTACGCGGCTTACCAAGCTGCGAATAGCAAACCGGAATATGACTTTAGTCAGTACCATAAAGTTTTTCTTAATGGTCAATGGTATCTTAGTAAAGATGGTAAATTGGATCAAGATGCTCTACGTGCTACTAAAGCCTATAAAGAAGAAATAAAGAAGGGAACAATTCAGTCTGAAGAGGCTGGAGGACAGCAAGATATTATGCTGGAGCAATTGAACGCGGCTGAGGCAGGCTACAATTTGTGGAATGGTCAACCGATTAGTGAAGCACAATTTCACTTGATGCAGATTGATTATGTAATGAGCAATGTGCCTGGAATTGGTGGTTTCGGACGGGGGATAGGTATTAATGGTCCTGTCCGTTTGCCAAACGGTATGAAGTTACCCAATATTAAAATACCAAAAAATCAACTTCCGTCAAAAAGTGCAAGTGCAAGTAATTCTTCGCAAATTCCTAGAACAGGACCAGAATGGGATGAATATTTCCGTTCAAGATATGGTAATGAGAATGTTATATGGCAAGCTGATAAAAATAAACCGAAAAGTAAAATTGTTAGTACAAAACCTGCTATACAAGTTCAATATGGAGATTCTGATTTAAGCGCCATGGCAAAGAACTATCGTGTGGAGAATAAAGCATTTGACTTAAGAAACCTTGTAGTAGCAGAGGTTGAGATAGATGGAGTGCGCACTTTGAAAGTTTTTGAAAGTACAGCACTACCTACTATCAAAAAAGACGGAAGTACAGAACTAAAGAAAGTACATTCTGAAAAAGTGTTGGTAGAAGAGAAAAAAGCTGCTGAGTTAAATGGAAAGACCTATAAAGTTCATAGAGTATACACTGAGAGAGAACCTTGTGATCTCGGTGGGCACAGTTGTAAAAAGCTACTGGCTGAAGAACTTCCTAATACTGAAGTGACTTACAGCTTTGAGTATGGAACAGAGAAAAAATCAAGAGACAGAGGAAATGCTGCTTTAGCTGAAGAACTAAAAAAAATAGAGGAGTGA
- a CDS encoding phage baseplate assembly protein V, translating to MSLDYHNLQIQPFPLVNLEEFTLTKKINEHTHLYFTGIIPEEMKDSYINSTEADTVIQVGQLDDTGQIKPLFSGIALSVEVKVIRGVYYLEVEAASHTYRMDVQRRIRSFQDIQMTLPELLQQIGKNYDGLDVIDGATGGAAIKRIAVQYKETDWEFLRRLASRYHTSLMPVAQFDDPKFYFGIQDTYQPIALDHTRYTVRKRMVPFRYFKENDSAAMEENDFIVYEVETEEVLDLGSHIHFQGKSLYVTEAYMDMYNGLIRHLYVLCSYKGLRQKSYYQENLAGASLNGTVIDVQNDQVKIQLDCDEKQDISKAHWFSYSTLYSAGDHTGWYVMPEKGDPVSLYFPGSREEDGFARGAIRRAARNAPNNKLSNPNVKIWRTPYGREIQLAPDGITVSAQDGAVYIHLDNKNGIQIVSNQQVSISAGGNLSLSAGKTMSLSAGGSLTLDCNGSHINLSGTTDVKGAEVKSN from the coding sequence ATGAGTCTGGATTATCATAATTTACAAATACAGCCTTTTCCATTAGTGAACTTGGAAGAATTTACGTTGACCAAGAAAATTAATGAACATACACATTTGTATTTTACAGGTATAATTCCCGAAGAAATGAAAGATAGCTATATTAATAGTACGGAAGCAGATACGGTTATTCAAGTAGGGCAATTGGATGATACCGGACAGATCAAGCCGCTTTTTAGTGGAATTGCACTTTCTGTCGAGGTGAAGGTAATACGAGGTGTATATTATCTGGAAGTAGAAGCCGCTTCGCATACTTATCGAATGGATGTACAGCGCCGAATTCGTTCCTTTCAGGATATACAAATGACTTTACCAGAGTTACTTCAACAAATAGGAAAGAACTACGATGGGCTGGATGTGATTGATGGGGCGACGGGTGGAGCAGCTATAAAGCGTATAGCTGTTCAATACAAAGAGACAGATTGGGAATTTCTTCGTCGGCTGGCATCACGCTATCATACCAGTCTAATGCCAGTAGCACAGTTTGATGATCCTAAATTTTACTTCGGTATTCAGGATACATATCAGCCTATAGCATTAGATCATACGCGTTATACGGTCCGTAAACGTATGGTGCCTTTCCGCTATTTTAAGGAAAATGACAGTGCAGCCATGGAAGAAAATGATTTTATCGTGTATGAAGTGGAGACAGAAGAAGTATTGGATCTTGGCAGCCACATTCATTTTCAAGGAAAAAGTCTATATGTCACGGAAGCTTATATGGATATGTATAATGGCTTAATTCGTCATTTATACGTGCTTTGTTCTTATAAAGGGTTACGTCAAAAGAGTTACTATCAGGAGAATCTGGCAGGTGCGTCTCTGAATGGTACAGTCATAGATGTACAGAATGATCAAGTGAAAATACAGCTGGATTGTGATGAAAAACAGGATATATCCAAAGCCCACTGGTTCTCATATTCCACACTATATAGTGCAGGTGATCATACAGGATGGTATGTGATGCCCGAAAAAGGCGACCCTGTGAGTCTATACTTTCCCGGCAGCAGAGAAGAAGATGGATTTGCACGAGGTGCGATACGCAGAGCTGCAAGAAATGCACCCAATAATAAGCTATCCAATCCGAATGTGAAAATATGGCGTACGCCATATGGACGCGAAATACAATTGGCACCAGATGGGATTACTGTTAGTGCACAGGATGGAGCCGTATATATCCATTTGGATAACAAGAATGGTATTCAGATTGTAAGCAATCAACAGGTAAGTATCTCGGCTGGTGGTAATCTTAGCCTATCAGCTGGCAAAACAATGAGTCTGTCAGCAGGGGGATCGCTGACACTGGATTGTAATGGTAGCCATATTAATCTAAGCGGAACGACAGATGTAAAAGGTGCCGAAGTAAAATCCAATTAG
- a CDS encoding contractile injection system protein, VgrG/Pvc8 family, protein MTLLFKGIGYESLRLDGPIHPQRLNELSITRKLNEHGYMTVTGILPEEEGAQAIQTELEGQPVVLRQLDEEGHSVRRLFHGRITRFTVHCIRSIYTFELEAISQSGQMDMERKWRSFQHTEQTYADLVATVVREYTYGDAIDTIANATTLGGLILQYDETDWQFLKRLASRFGSVLVPEITAASPKVFFGMPEGKSYTLGEDTFYRIRKTFGQTRSAGGEVEEYSTHASASSNNKPMPGYISYFIDSLHYYALGDHLTLPASAGSTELVVVQADTVLRDGLLETSYELQHSQQIRFYSYDNEQIIGITLTGTVQEVAADFVRVKLDIDEDYYHKHPKAAVNKELGWFPVSTPYAAEQHTGWYDMPEKGEQVELHIPNSLESNAHVMGSLRQQSSGVSDPDTKIWSHPAGSQVQMDGQELRLSTSGHMTISLQPDSGIEITSPGSIGIQGGSVQLHASQLLSLEAGEAIRLKGSQSSMIVDGDTDLHAPTIHEVGTVKAPVVVADLAPVPEPPLMTVEAYQSGQAAAQQQKSKVSAKVTPPTDTARTTALSGLLSKAMGSIPLVLGGAALMATGAPMAGITGAMMMISAGAPVRVSGNTNGGGGSKKGGLLGVLGKLVSTASHLYNTATENEQNARFAMFRALGKVFTQARHISKLITDPKEYIRQVHTEMDHAYRTYQQVPPEIRQYWNARYAAYQAANSKPEYDFSQYHKVFLNGQWYLSKDGKLDQDALRATKAYKEEIKKGTIQSEEAGGQQDIMLEQLNAAEAGYNLWNGQPISEAQFHLMQIDYVMSNVPGIGGLRRGIGINGPVRQPVDIKFPNRRIPSNQIPSRIKENKDADITYYRVQGGTPPNASWERIKINGDTSISIEKGINVNISTGNIEHARYFLREKRPGGEIVAFDMPKWFDDFVKETAIDQKGYKKNPMNQSKKAPKIVDPTTPGDSYEFPPIWSEWFEEYAKNGRRIDDVKD, encoded by the coding sequence TTGACTTTACTATTCAAAGGGATTGGCTATGAAAGTCTGCGACTGGATGGTCCGATCCATCCGCAGCGCTTGAATGAGCTAAGCATTACCCGTAAACTAAATGAACATGGTTATATGACGGTCACAGGTATTTTGCCCGAAGAAGAGGGAGCTCAAGCGATTCAAACTGAACTGGAAGGGCAACCGGTCGTCCTGCGTCAGTTAGACGAGGAAGGTCATTCGGTGCGTCGTTTGTTTCATGGACGTATTACTCGATTTACGGTTCACTGTATTCGAAGTATCTATACCTTTGAGCTGGAGGCGATCTCGCAGTCTGGTCAAATGGACATGGAGCGCAAATGGCGATCCTTTCAACATACCGAACAGACATATGCTGACTTAGTTGCTACTGTGGTACGTGAATATACGTATGGGGATGCGATTGATACGATAGCGAATGCTACTACGTTAGGTGGTCTGATACTGCAGTATGATGAGACCGATTGGCAGTTCCTGAAGCGATTGGCCTCCCGATTTGGTTCAGTACTTGTACCGGAGATTACGGCTGCGTCGCCCAAAGTCTTCTTTGGCATGCCGGAAGGAAAGTCCTATACGCTCGGTGAAGATACCTTTTACCGAATTCGCAAGACCTTTGGACAGACCCGCTCAGCTGGCGGAGAGGTAGAAGAATATAGTACACATGCAAGTGCTTCTTCTAATAACAAGCCTATGCCTGGCTATATCTCCTACTTTATCGATAGCCTGCATTACTATGCACTGGGTGATCATCTAACCTTGCCAGCAAGTGCCGGTTCGACTGAGTTGGTTGTGGTACAGGCAGACACTGTGCTGAGAGATGGATTACTTGAGACTTCGTACGAACTGCAACATTCTCAACAGATCCGTTTCTACAGCTATGACAATGAGCAAATCATCGGAATCACCCTGACCGGTACGGTACAGGAAGTAGCGGCTGACTTTGTACGTGTGAAGTTGGATATCGATGAGGATTATTATCACAAGCATCCGAAAGCAGCCGTTAACAAAGAATTAGGCTGGTTTCCGGTCAGTACTCCGTATGCCGCCGAACAGCATACCGGCTGGTATGACATGCCCGAAAAGGGAGAGCAGGTAGAGCTGCATATCCCCAATTCCCTGGAATCCAATGCCCATGTGATGGGCAGCTTGCGCCAGCAATCGTCCGGTGTTAGCGATCCGGATACCAAAATATGGAGCCACCCGGCAGGCAGTCAGGTGCAGATGGATGGGCAGGAACTTCGTTTGTCTACGTCTGGTCACATGACCATTTCCCTGCAGCCGGACAGTGGGATCGAAATTACCAGTCCAGGGAGTATTGGCATTCAGGGAGGCAGTGTGCAGCTCCATGCTTCGCAGCTGTTGTCTTTGGAAGCCGGGGAAGCGATTCGCCTAAAGGGCAGCCAGAGCAGTATGATTGTAGATGGCGATACGGATCTACATGCGCCGACCATTCATGAGGTAGGAACAGTCAAAGCCCCTGTAGTTGTAGCCGATCTGGCGCCTGTACCGGAACCACCGCTAATGACGGTAGAAGCGTACCAATCGGGTCAAGCCGCAGCGCAGCAGCAGAAGTCTAAAGTATCTGCCAAAGTTACTCCACCTACAGACACTGCTCGTACGACTGCACTTTCCGGTTTATTATCAAAAGCAATGGGTTCAATTCCGCTTGTACTAGGTGGAGCTGCTCTTATGGCTACTGGTGCACCCATGGCAGGTATTACTGGTGCAATGATGATGATTTCTGCTGGAGCACCAGTAAGAGTATCTGGGAACACAAATGGAGGAGGCGGCAGCAAAAAAGGTGGTCTTCTCGGTGTATTGGGCAAACTCGTTTCCACAGCAAGTCATTTATATAATACAGCAACTGAAAATGAACAAAATGCCCGATTTGCTATGTTTCGGGCATTAGGAAAAGTGTTTACTCAGGCTCGTCATATCTCTAAGTTGATTACTGATCCTAAAGAGTATATCCGGCAAGTTCATACTGAAATGGATCATGCTTATCGAACGTATCAGCAGGTACCACCGGAAATACGTCAATACTGGAATGCTCGTTACGCGGCTTACCAAGCTGCGAATAGCAAACCGGAATATGACTTTAGTCAGTACCATAAAGTTTTTCTTAATGGTCAATGGTATCTTAGTAAAGATGGTAAATTGGATCAAGATGCTCTACGTGCTACTAAAGCCTATAAAGAAGAAATAAAGAAGGGAACAATTCAGTCTGAAGAGGCTGGAGGACAGCAAGATATTATGCTGGAGCAATTGAACGCGGCTGAGGCAGGCTACAATTTGTGGAATGGTCAACCGATTAGTGAAGCACAATTTCACTTGATGCAGATTGATTATGTAATGAGCAATGTGCCTGGAATTGGTGGGTTACGACGGGGAATAGGTATTAATGGCCCTGTCCGACAACCAGTAGATATAAAATTTCCGAATAGGAGAATACCAAGCAATCAAATCCCTAGTAGAATTAAAGAGAATAAAGATGCTGATATTACTTATTATCGTGTTCAAGGCGGTACACCACCAAATGCAAGTTGGGAGCGCATTAAAATAAATGGGGATACTAGTATTAGTATTGAAAAAGGTATTAATGTTAATATAAGTACTGGAAATATTGAACATGCAAGATATTTCTTGAGAGAGAAACGGCCAGGTGGAGAGATAGTGGCATTTGATATGCCTAAATGGTTTGATGATTTTGTAAAAGAAACTGCAATTGACCAGAAAGGGTATAAAAAAAATCCGATGAATCAAAGTAAAAAGGCTCCTAAAATAGTTGATCCAACTACTCCAGGAGATTCTTATGAATTCCCCCCAATATGGTCCGAATGGTTTGAAGAATATGCAAAAAATGGTAGGAGAATAGACGACGTAAAAGATTAA
- a CDS encoding DUF4280 domain-containing protein, with translation MDHSQVQAGNGAKKSYVVAGAILSCSHGTQPTRLKRPFSHGVYVKNKAQMNIGDYLPGTNISSFGNCSCLQNPAVQSSNMVDIYGVKKAPCVPVLTRPWLNGKSDVLIEGQPALTHNCTHQCLYGGNIKIEDDGQELDF, from the coding sequence ATGGATCATTCCCAAGTTCAGGCAGGTAATGGTGCCAAAAAAAGTTACGTTGTAGCGGGTGCTATTCTCAGCTGCAGTCATGGCACCCAGCCAACCCGATTAAAAAGACCTTTTAGTCATGGTGTATATGTGAAGAATAAAGCCCAAATGAATATTGGTGATTATCTGCCAGGCACGAATATTAGTTCCTTTGGCAACTGCTCATGTTTGCAGAACCCTGCTGTACAAAGCAGCAATATGGTAGATATCTATGGGGTTAAGAAAGCACCCTGCGTTCCTGTACTTACTCGTCCGTGGCTGAATGGCAAGTCTGACGTATTGATTGAGGGGCAGCCAGCCCTTACCCATAACTGCACCCACCAGTGTCTGTATGGAGGCAATATCAAAATTGAGGATGACGGCCAGGAATTAGATTTCTAG